In Granulicatella elegans, one genomic interval encodes:
- a CDS encoding BglG family transcription antiterminator → MDANLYEILTRLSESEFKTSRDLSKELSISDKTFRNRIKEINEIIAKYGASIISKKHYGYLLEIKNHQLFDKLIEESKEINFPNTTDERKKFILRTLLNEETFVKIDYLSDELYISRNTISNILKKIENDVAIYNLEIERRPNYGVRIVGSELNKRICIINNYSDEFDIREYEQLIKSIIEENSKNEISMSEISFDYFMKYIIVSINRISKNYRILAFYKNEKFSEKLKNITDEYINIIENMYGISFCRKEADAFMLQFVSVLPSDSYIQFAPNFIITNRINNLVLKILEIINSTLRIDFSDDLDLILSLSKHLVLMDIRMKYDIFIKNPLLDELKREYPLSYTIALTGSIILESYYNKRLPDEEISLIAIIFALSLEQKSEQKRKKNIILVCESGLKNSNLLKLKCKRNFGDFLGNIYECSVENIKKFDFKKNNIDYIFTTTNLNMKFNIPILEINLFPKKEDINRYRKQLENSNSKSWLKYFSKELFISNLDLEKKEDIIQEMCNCAMKNNLTSDNFLESVLIREKMGKTDLENLVAIPHPYEMMSESSFVVVATLKRPILWESRKVQVIFLISIGNEENKNLEEFYDKISNVFFDENRINYLINNSSYEALLEILH, encoded by the coding sequence ATGGATGCAAATTTGTATGAGATTTTAACTAGACTTTCTGAAAGTGAATTTAAGACTTCACGTGATTTATCAAAAGAGTTATCGATTAGTGATAAAACATTTAGAAATAGGATTAAAGAAATAAATGAAATTATAGCAAAATATGGTGCGAGTATTATTTCAAAAAAACATTACGGATATTTATTAGAAATTAAGAATCATCAATTATTTGATAAACTTATTGAAGAGTCAAAGGAAATTAATTTTCCAAATACAACAGACGAGAGAAAAAAATTTATTTTAAGAACACTATTGAATGAAGAAACGTTTGTGAAAATTGATTATTTGAGTGATGAATTATATATATCTAGAAATACTATTTCAAATATTTTAAAGAAAATTGAAAACGATGTAGCTATATATAATTTAGAAATTGAAAGGCGACCTAATTATGGTGTTAGAATTGTTGGTTCAGAATTAAATAAACGAATTTGTATTATAAATAACTATAGTGACGAATTCGATATTAGAGAATATGAACAACTAATTAAAAGTATTATTGAAGAGAATAGTAAAAATGAAATCTCAATGTCAGAAATTTCATTCGACTATTTTATGAAATATATTATTGTTTCAATTAATAGAATTAGTAAAAATTACCGTATTTTAGCTTTTTACAAAAATGAAAAGTTTAGTGAAAAACTAAAAAATATTACAGATGAATATATTAATATTATTGAAAATATGTATGGTATTTCCTTTTGCAGAAAAGAAGCGGATGCTTTTATGTTACAGTTCGTTTCTGTACTACCTTCTGATTCATATATTCAATTTGCACCAAATTTTATAATTACTAATAGAATTAATAATCTCGTATTAAAAATTTTAGAAATTATAAATAGTACTCTAAGAATTGATTTTAGTGATGATTTAGACTTAATTTTATCACTAAGTAAACATTTAGTATTAATGGATATTAGAATGAAATATGATATTTTTATCAAAAATCCCTTATTGGATGAATTAAAAAGAGAATATCCTTTATCATATACAATTGCGCTTACAGGAAGTATTATATTAGAATCGTATTATAACAAGCGACTTCCAGATGAAGAGATTAGTTTAATTGCTATTATTTTTGCATTGTCATTGGAACAAAAAAGTGAGCAGAAAAGGAAGAAAAATATAATTTTAGTTTGTGAATCAGGATTGAAAAACAGTAATCTTTTAAAACTTAAATGTAAAAGAAACTTTGGAGATTTTTTAGGAAACATTTATGAATGTAGTGTTGAAAATATAAAGAAATTTGATTTTAAAAAAAATAATATTGATTATATTTTTACGACAACAAACTTAAATATGAAGTTTAATATTCCAATATTAGAGATAAATTTATTTCCAAAAAAAGAAGATATAAATAGATATCGGAAACAGTTAGAAAATTCCAATTCTAAAAGTTGGTTAAAATATTTTTCGAAAGAATTATTTATTTCAAATTTAGATTTAGAGAAAAAAGAAGATATAATACAGGAAATGTGCAATTGTGCTATGAAAAATAATTTAACGTCTGATAATTTTTTAGAATCAGTTCTTATAAGAGAAAAAATGGGCAAAACTGATTTAGAAAATTTAGTAGCAATTCCTCATCCATATGAAATGATGAGTGAGTCTAGCTTCGTTGTAGTTGCAACATTAAAACGTCCTATTTTATGGGAGAGTCGTAAAGTTCAAGTTATTTTCTTGATTTCTATAGGCAATGAAGAAAATAAAAATCTTGAAGAATTTTACGATAAAATTAGTAATGTTTTTTTTGATGAAAATAGAATAAATTATCTAATTAATAATTCCTCATACGAAGCTTTATTAGAAATATTACACTAA
- the rpsI gene encoding 30S ribosomal protein S9, whose protein sequence is MAQAQYRGTGRRKNSTARVILVPGTGKITINKKSIEEYIPFAYLHEVIKQPLNITETIGTYDVLVNVNGGGFTGQSGAIRHGIARALLTVDPDFRGALKAAGLLTRDPRMKERKKPGLKKARKASQFSKR, encoded by the coding sequence TTGGCTCAAGCACAATACCGCGGCACTGGACGCCGTAAAAACTCAACTGCCCGTGTTATCTTAGTACCAGGGACAGGTAAAATTACTATTAACAAAAAATCAATTGAAGAATATATTCCATTTGCTTACTTACATGAAGTAATCAAACAACCTTTAAACATTACTGAAACAATCGGAACTTATGATGTATTAGTAAACGTTAATGGTGGTGGATTCACTGGTCAATCAGGAGCTATCCGTCATGGTATCGCTCGTGCATTATTAACAGTTGATCCTGATTTCCGTGGCGCTTTAAAAGCTGCTGGTTTATTAACTCGTGATCCTCGTATGAAAGAACGTAAAAAACCAGGTCTTAAGAAAGCTCGTAAAGCTTCACAATTCTCAAAACGTTAA
- the rplM gene encoding 50S ribosomal protein L13 has product MRTTFMAKASTTERNWVVIDATDVPLGRLSAVAASILRGKNKPTFTPNVDTGDFVIIINADKVALTGKKASDKVYYHHSNHPGGLTARTAGELRANNSRKLVELSIKGMLPKNSLGRRQFTKLHVYGGAEHPHAAQQPVAVDIQSLI; this is encoded by the coding sequence GTGCGTACAACATTTATGGCAAAAGCTAGCACTACTGAACGTAACTGGGTTGTAATCGACGCTACTGATGTACCATTAGGACGTCTTTCAGCTGTTGCTGCAAGCATTTTACGTGGAAAAAACAAACCAACATTTACACCTAACGTTGACACAGGTGATTTCGTAATCATCATCAACGCTGATAAAGTTGCTTTAACAGGTAAAAAAGCATCTGATAAAGTTTACTATCACCACTCAAACCACCCAGGTGGATTGACTGCTCGTACAGCTGGTGAATTACGTGCAAACAACTCTCGTAAATTAGTTGAATTATCAATCAAAGGCATGTTACCTAAAAACTCTTTAGGACGTCGTCAATTTACTAAATTACATGTTTACGGTGGAGCTGAACATCCACATGCTGCACAACAACCAGTAGCAGTAGACATCCAATCACTAATTTAA
- the rplT gene encoding 50S ribosomal protein L20, with translation MPRVKGGTVTRRRRNRVLKLAKGYYGAKSKLFKTAKQAVMKSYMYAYRDRRQKKRDFRKLWIARINAAARLNGLSYSKLMHGLKLAGIEMNRKMLADLAVNDAAAFTVLAEQAKSALAK, from the coding sequence ATGCCACGTGTTAAAGGTGGAACAGTTACTCGTCGTCGTCGTAACCGTGTTTTAAAATTAGCTAAAGGTTACTACGGAGCGAAATCAAAATTATTTAAAACAGCTAAACAAGCAGTCATGAAATCATACATGTATGCTTACCGTGACCGTCGTCAAAAGAAACGTGATTTCCGTAAATTATGGATTGCACGTATCAATGCGGCAGCTCGCTTAAACGGATTAAGCTACAGCAAATTAATGCACGGCTTAAAATTAGCTGGTATCGAAATGAACCGCAAAATGTTAGCCGACTTAGCAGTTAACGATGCAGCAGCATTCACTGTTTTAGCTGAACAAGCTAAATCAGCATTAGCTAAATAA
- the rpmI gene encoding 50S ribosomal protein L35 has protein sequence MPKQKTHRGSAKRFKRTGGGGLKRSQAFTSHRFHGKTKKQRRHLRKQTMVHATDIKRIKQQLSQMR, from the coding sequence ATGCCAAAACAAAAAACACACCGTGGTTCAGCTAAACGTTTCAAACGTACAGGTGGTGGAGGATTAAAACGTTCACAAGCCTTCACAAGCCACCGTTTCCATGGTAAAACTAAGAAACAACGTCGTCACTTGCGTAAACAAACAATGGTTCACGCTACTGACATCAAACGTATTAAACAACAATTAAGTCAAATGCGTTAA
- the infC gene encoding translation initiation factor IF-3 — protein sequence MVNDGIRARELRVIDNNGEQIGVQTKNDALRLAEQVGLDLVLVSPNAKPPVARIMDYGKYRFEQQKKEREARKNQKVINIKEVRLSPTIDENDFNTKLKAAQKFLEKGDKVKATIRFKGRAITHKEIGQKVLERLAEQVIELATVEQKAKMDGRSMFLMLSPKK from the coding sequence ATGGTCAATGATGGAATTCGAGCTCGTGAGTTACGTGTTATTGACAATAACGGTGAACAAATTGGTGTTCAAACAAAAAACGATGCATTGCGTTTAGCAGAACAAGTTGGACTAGATTTAGTTTTAGTTTCGCCAAATGCAAAACCACCAGTTGCTCGAATTATGGATTATGGTAAGTATCGCTTTGAGCAACAAAAGAAAGAACGTGAAGCTCGTAAAAATCAAAAAGTCATCAATATCAAAGAAGTGCGTCTAAGCCCTACAATCGATGAAAACGACTTTAATACGAAATTGAAAGCAGCACAAAAGTTTCTTGAAAAAGGCGACAAAGTGAAAGCTACAATCCGTTTTAAAGGACGTGCCATTACTCACAAAGAGATTGGACAAAAGGTTTTAGAACGTTTGGCAGAACAAGTTATCGAACTTGCAACTGTCGAACAAAAGGCAAAAATGGACGGACGAAGCATGTTCTTGATGTTATCGCCCAAAAAATGA
- a CDS encoding DUF6287 domain-containing protein has product MKKQYLLLLSTLFVLTACKSQTSTPTESTTQTTVSSTTTSTTKETTTKEKPTTAKTASETKQETTTQEAKKATVQNNTTKTPTSMNIEEIKTGNLASIKGTWRNDYGQELTFHENGTVSVKDSTLKVQPTQTQYQEGLLNWIFTPLDNQPAVGSAIMTFVPKNQVVTYGLIEGHKDTSDTTKDRLFGTQAALTSESLKKAMYYKVSE; this is encoded by the coding sequence ATGAAAAAACAGTATTTACTATTATTATCTACTTTATTTGTTTTAACAGCTTGTAAGAGTCAGACTTCTACTCCTACTGAATCTACTACTCAAACAACTGTTTCTTCAACAACAACCTCAACTACAAAAGAAACAACAACTAAAGAAAAACCTACAACAGCTAAAACTGCTTCCGAAACGAAACAAGAAACGACTACTCAAGAAGCAAAGAAAGCCACTGTTCAAAATAATACTACTAAAACTCCTACTTCAATGAATATCGAGGAAATCAAAACTGGAAATTTAGCAAGTATTAAAGGAACATGGAGAAATGACTATGGTCAAGAATTAACGTTCCATGAAAATGGAACAGTTTCTGTTAAAGACTCTACTTTAAAAGTTCAACCAACTCAAACTCAATATCAAGAAGGTTTGTTAAACTGGATTTTCACTCCATTAGATAATCAACCTGCAGTTGGAAGTGCGATTATGACTTTTGTTCCTAAAAATCAAGTCGTAACATATGGTCTCATTGAAGGACATAAAGATACTTCTGATACTACTAAAGATCGTTTATTCGGTACTCAAGCTGCCCTAACTTCAGAATCACTGAAAAAAGCAATGTATTACAAAGTTTCAGAATAA
- the mgtE gene encoding magnesium transporter, translating into MPEMVYEFDEILEQIHHTLKTDDKHQFKEIFLENHTYDQAQIYLSLSVEQRQLVYQYLSPEDMAPVFEIIEEDVEDVEEYLREMDERYAARMLAEMYADNAVDILQQVQEDEVRKYLRMMPHKTSNEIRELLNYEDDTAGAMMTTEIIAIHESQTVGSAMTTVKKMAEEAETIYYVYVVDEENRLKGVLTLKDLIVHKEDVKISEIMVDRVVSVEVQEAQDAVAKMIRDYDFLAIPVIDEEEKLIGIITVDDAIDVIDEEATSDYSGLAGVDVDEQSVNPFIAASKRLPWLISLLFLGLTTAALLSRYEGIIGQASVLSIFITLITGTAGNAGTQSLAVAVRKIGLNEDKPVFMKTILSEVATGIISGIATGFIIFVVVGLWQANWILGGIIGVSMFFAITVATIAGSLIPLLIDSMGFDPSFASGLFITTVSDLTSVFVYFTIASMFLEKFLGN; encoded by the coding sequence ATGCCTGAAATGGTTTATGAATTTGATGAAATTTTAGAACAAATTCATCATACGTTAAAAACAGATGATAAACATCAATTTAAAGAAATATTTTTAGAAAATCATACTTATGATCAAGCGCAGATTTACTTGTCTCTTAGTGTGGAACAACGTCAATTGGTGTATCAATATCTGTCACCTGAAGACATGGCACCTGTATTTGAAATCATTGAAGAAGATGTCGAAGATGTGGAAGAATATCTTCGAGAAATGGATGAGCGGTATGCTGCAAGAATGTTAGCAGAAATGTATGCCGATAATGCGGTAGATATTTTGCAACAAGTACAAGAAGATGAAGTTAGAAAATATTTACGCATGATGCCTCATAAAACTTCCAATGAAATCCGCGAATTATTAAATTATGAAGATGATACAGCAGGCGCGATGATGACTACAGAAATTATCGCCATTCATGAAAGCCAAACAGTTGGAAGTGCGATGACAACTGTTAAAAAAATGGCAGAAGAAGCAGAAACAATTTATTATGTGTATGTTGTAGATGAAGAGAATCGTTTAAAAGGTGTCTTAACATTGAAAGATTTAATCGTTCATAAAGAAGATGTGAAAATTAGTGAAATCATGGTAGATCGTGTCGTTTCTGTAGAAGTGCAAGAAGCACAAGATGCCGTAGCAAAAATGATTCGAGATTATGACTTCTTAGCTATTCCAGTTATTGATGAAGAAGAAAAATTAATCGGGATTATTACAGTCGATGATGCGATTGACGTTATTGATGAAGAAGCAACAAGTGACTATTCTGGTTTAGCAGGGGTAGACGTAGATGAACAATCGGTGAATCCATTTATTGCAGCCTCTAAACGTTTGCCATGGTTAATTAGTTTATTATTCTTAGGATTAACGACGGCAGCCTTATTAAGTCGTTATGAAGGAATTATTGGACAAGCTAGTGTATTATCTATCTTCATTACATTAATTACAGGTACAGCAGGGAATGCGGGAACACAATCGTTAGCCGTTGCGGTTCGTAAGATTGGATTAAATGAAGACAAACCAGTGTTTATGAAGACAATTTTATCAGAAGTTGCAACAGGGATTATTAGTGGGATTGCGACAGGATTCATTATTTTTGTTGTAGTAGGTTTGTGGCAAGCAAACTGGATTTTAGGTGGAATTATTGGAGTGTCAATGTTCTTTGCCATAACAGTTGCAACAATCGCGGGAAGTTTAATTCCATTATTAATTGATTCCATGGGATTTGACCCTTCATTTGCGAGTGGTTTATTTATTACTACTGTAAGTGACTTAACGAGTGTATTTGTGTACTTTACCATCGCAAGTATGTTTCTTGAGAAATTTTTAGGAAATTAA